In Aegilops tauschii subsp. strangulata cultivar AL8/78 chromosome 3, Aet v6.0, whole genome shotgun sequence, one genomic interval encodes:
- the LOC109753542 gene encoding acetyl-CoA carboxylase 1, whose amino-acid sequence MVESDQINGRMSSVDEFCKALGGDSPIHSVLVANNGMAAVKFMRSIRTWALETFGNEKAILLVAMATPEDLRINAEHIRIADQFLEVPGGTNNNNYANVQLIVEIAERTRVSAVWPGWGHASENPELPDALMEKGIIFLGPPSAAMGALGDKIGSSLIAQAAGVPTLPWSGSHVKVPQETCHSIPEEIYKNACVSTTDEAVASCQVVGYPAMIKASWGGGGKGIRKVHNDDEVRALFKQVQGEVPGSPIFIMKVASQSRHLEVQLLCDKHGNVAALHSRDCSVQRRHQKIIEEGPITVAPPETIKELEQAARRLAKCVQYQGAATVEYLYSMETGEYYFLELNPRLQVEHPVTEWIAEINLPASQVVVGMGIPLYNIPEIRRFYGIEHGGGYHAWKEISAVATKFDLDKAQSVKPKGHCVAVRVTSEDPDDGFKPTSGRVEELNFKSKPNVWAYFSVKSGGAIHEFSDSQFGHVFAFGESRSLAIANMVLGLKEIQIRGEIRTNVDYTVDLLNAAEYRENKIHTGWLDSRIAMRVRAERPPWYLSVVGGALYEASSRSSSVVTDYVGYLSKGQIPPKHISLVNLTVTLNIDGSKYTIETVRGGPRSYKLRINESEVEAEIHSLRDGGLLMQLDGNSHVIYAETEAAGTRLLINGRTCLLQKEHDPSRLLADTPCKLLRFLVADGSHVVADTPYAEVEVMKMCMPLLLPASGVIHFVMPEGQAMQASDLIARLDLDDPSSVRRAEPFHGTFPKLGPPTAISGKVHQKFAASVNSAHMILAGYEHNINHVVQDLLNCLDSPELPFLQWQELMSVLATRLPKDLRNELDAKYKEYELNADFRKSKDFPAKLLRGVIEANLAYCSEKDRVTSERLVEPLMSLVKSYEGGRESHARAVVKSLFEEYLSVEELFSDDIQSDVIERLRLQHAKDLEKVVYIVFSHQGVKSKNKLILRLMEALVYPNPSAYRDQLIRFSALNHTAYSGLALKASQLLEHTKLSELRTSIARSLSELEMFTEEGERISTPRRKMAINERMEDLVCAPVAVEDALVALFDHSDPTLQRRVVETYIRRLYQHYLVRGSVRMQWHRSGLIALWEFSEEHIEQRNGQSASLLKPQVEDPIGRRWGVMVVIKSLQLLSTAIEAALKETSHYGAGVGGVSNGNPINSNSSNMLHIALVGINNQMSTLQDSGDEDQAQERINKLSKILKDNTITSHLNGAGVRVVSCIIQRDEGRSPMRHSFKWSSDKLYYEEDPMLRHVEPPLSTFLELDKVNLEGYNDAKYTPSRDRQWHMYTLVKNKKDPRSNDQRMFLRTIVRQPSVTNGFLFGSIDNEVQASSSFTSNSILRSLMAALEEIELRAHSETGMSGHSHMYLCIMREQRLFDLIPSSRMTNEVGQDEKTACTLLKHMVMNIYEHVGVRMHRLSVCQWEVKLWLDCDGQANGAWRVVVTSVTGHTCTVDIYREVEDPNTHQLFYRSATPTAGPLHGIALHEPYKPLDAIDLKRAAARKNETTYCYDFPLAFETALKKSWESGISHVAESNEHNQRYAEVTELIFADSTGSWGTPLVPVERPPGSNNFGVVAWNMKLSTPEFPGGREIIVVANDVTFKAGSFGPREDAFFDAVTNLACERKIPLIYLSATAGARLGVAEEIKACFHVGWSDDQSPERGFHYIYLTEQDYSRLSSSVIAHELKVPESGETRWVVDTIVGKEDGLGCENLHGSGAIASAYSKAYRETFTLTFVTGRAIGIGAYLARLGMRCIQRLDQPIILTGYSALNKLLGREVYSSQMQLGGPKIMATNGVVHLTVSDDLEGVSAILKWLSYVPPYVGGPLPIVKSLDPPERAVTYFPENSCDARAAICGIQDTQGGKWLDGMFDRESFVETLEGWAKTVITGRAKLGGIPVGIIAVETETVMQVIPADPGQLDSAERVVPQAGQVWFPDSAAKTAQALLDFNREELPLFILANWRGFSGGQRDLFEGILQAGSMIVENLRTYKQPAFVYIPKAGELRGGAWVVVDSKINPEHIEMYAERTARGNVLEAPGLIEIKFKPNELEESMLRLDPELISLNAKLLKETSASPSPWETAAAAETIRRSMAARRKQLMPIYTQVATRFAELHDTSARMAAKGVISKVVDWEESRAFFYRRLQRRLAEDSLAKQVREAAGEQQMPTHRSALECIKKWYLASQGGDGEKWGDDEAFFAWKDDPDKYGKYLEELKAERASTLLSHLAETSDAKALPNGLSLLLSKMDPAKREQVMDGLRQLLG is encoded by the exons ATGGTGGAATCTGACCAGATAAACGGGAGGATGTCCTCGGTCGACGAGTTCTGTAAAGCGCTCGGGGGCGACTCGCCGATACACAGCGTGCTGGTTGCCAACAATGGGATGGCTGCGGTCAAGTTCATGCGCAGCATCCGCACCTGGGCCTTGGAGACCTTTGGGAACGAGAAGGCCATTCTCTTGGTGGCTATGGCAACTCCAGAGGACCTCAGGATTAATGCGGAGCACATAAGAATCGCCGACCAGTTCTTAGAAGTTCCTGGTGGGACGAATAACAACAACTATGCAAATGTACAGCTCATAGTGGAG ATAGCAGAGAGAACTCGGGTTTCTGCAGTTTGGCCTGGCTGGGGTCATGCTTCTGAGAACCCAGAACTTCCAGACGCGCTCATGGAAAAGGGAATCATTTTTCTTGGGCCACCATCAGCCGCGATGGGGGCACTAGGCGATAAGATTGGTTCTTCTCTTATTGCACAAGCAGCAGGAGTTCCAACTCTTCCATGGAGCGGGTCACAT GTGAAAGTTCCGCAAGAAACCTGCCACTCAATACCTGAGGAGATCTATAAGAACGCTTGTGTTTCAACTACAGACGAAGCAGTCGCTAGTTGTCAGGTGGTGGGGTATCCTGCAATGATCAAGGCATCATGGGGTGGGGGTGGTAAAGGAATAAGGAAG GTACACAATGATGATGAGGTCAGAGCATTGTTTAAGCAAGTGCAAGGAGAGGTCCCCGGATCGCCTATATTTATTATGAAGGTGGCATCTCAG AGCCGACATCTAGAGGTTCAGTTGCTCTGTGACAAGCATGGCAACGTGGCAGCACTGCACAGTCGAGACTGTAGTGTTCAAAGAAGGCACCAAAAG ATCATTGAGGAGGGACCAATTACAGTTGCTCCTCCAGAAACAATTAAAGAGCTTGAGCAGGCGGCAAGGCGACTAGCTAAATGTGTGCAATATCAGGGTGCTGCTACAGTGGAATATCTGTACAGCATGGAAACAGGCGAATACTATTTCCTGGAGCTTAATCCAAGGTTGCAGGTAGAACACCCTGTGACCGAATGGATTGCTGAAATTAACTTACCTGCATCTCAAGTTGTAGTAGGAATGGGCATACCACTCTACAATATTCCAG AGATCAGACGCTTTTATGGAATAGAACATGGAGGTGGCTATCACGCTTGGAAGGAAATATCAGCTGTAGCAACTAAATTTGATTTGGACAAAGCACAGTCTGTAAAGCCAAAGGGTCATTGTGTAGCAGTTAGAGTTACTAGCGAGGATCCAGATGATGGGTTTAAGCCTACCAGTGGAAGAGTGGAAGAGCTGAACTTTAAAAGCAAACCCAATGTTTGGGCCTACTTCTCCGTTAAG TCCGGAGGTGCAATTCATGAGTTCTCTGATTCCCAGTTTG GTCATGTTTTTGCTTTTGGGGAATCTAGGTCATTGGCAATAGCCAATATGGTACTTGGGTTAAAAGAGATCCAAATTCGTGGAGAGATACGCACTAATGTTGACTACACTGTGGATCTCTTGAAT GCTGCAGAGTACCGAGAAAATAAGATTCACACTGGTTGGCTAGACAGCAGAATAGCTATGCGTGTTAGAGCAGAGAGGCCCCCATGGTACCTTTCAGTTGTTGGTGGAGCTCTATAT GAAGCATCAAGCAGGAGCTCGAGCGTTGTAACCGATTATGTTGGTTATCTCAGTAAAGGTCAAATACCACCAAAG CACATCTCTCTTGTCAATTTGACTGTGACACTGAATATAGATGGGAGCAAATATACG ATTGAGACAGTAAGAGGTGGACCCCGTAGCTACAAATTAAGAATTAATGAATCAGAGGTTGAAGCAGAGATACATTCGCTGCGAGATGGCGGACTCTTAATGCAG TTGGATGGAAACAGTCATGTAATTTACGCCGAGACAGAAGCTGCTGGCACGCGCCTTCTAATCAATGGGAGAACATGCTTATTACAG AAAGAGCATGATCCTTCCAGGTTGTTGGCTGATACACCGTGCAAACTTCTTCGGTTTTTGGTCGCGGATGGTTCTCATGTGGTTGCTGATACGCCATATGCTGAGGTGGAGGTTATGAAAATGTGCATGCCACTGTTACTACCGGCCTCTGGTGTCATTCACTTTGTCATGCCTGAGGGTCAGGCCATGCAG GCAAGTGATCTGATAGCAAGGTTGGATCTTGATGACCCATCTTCTGTGAGAAGAGCTGAACCATTTCATGGCACCTTTCCAAAACTTGGACCTCCTACTGCTATTTCTGGCAAAGTTCACCAAAAGTTTGCTGCAAGTGTGAATTCTGCCCACATGATCCTTGCAGGATATGAACATAACATCAATCAT GTTGTACAAGATTTGCTAAACTGCCTAGACAGCCCTGAGCTCCCTTTCCTACAGTGGCAAGAACTCATGTCCGTTTTGGCAACCCGACTCCCGAAAGATCTTAGGAATGAG TTGGATGCTAAGTACAAGGAGTATGAGTTGAATGCTGACTTCCGGAAGAGCAAGGATTTCCCTGCCAAGTTGCTAAGGGGAGTCATTGAG GCTAATCTTGCATACTGTTCCGAGAAGGATAGGGTTACTAGTGAGAGGCTTGTAGAGCCACTTATGAGCCTGGTCAAGTCATATGAGGGTGGAAGAGAAAGCCATGCTCGTGCGGTTGTCAAGTCTCTGTTTGAGGAGTATTTATCTGTTGAAGAACTCTTCAGCGATGACATTCAG TCTGATGTGATAGAACGTCTACGACTTCAACATGCAAAAGACCTTGAGAAGGTCGTATATATTGTGTTCTCCCACCAG GGCGTGAAAAGTAAAAATAAATTAATACTTCGGCTTATGGAAGCATTGGTCTATCCAAATCCATCTGCGTACAGGGACCAGTTGATTCGCTTTTCTGCCCTTAACCATACAGCATACTCTGGG CTGGCGCTTAAAGCAAGCCAACTTCTTGAGCACACTAAATTGAGTGAACTCCGCACAAGCATAGCAAGAAGCCTTTCAGAGCTGGAGATGTTTACTGAGGAAGGAGAGCGGATTTCAACACCTAGGAGGAAGATGGCTATCAATGAAAGGATGGAAGATTTAGTATGTGCCCCGGTTGCAGTTGAAGACGCCCTTGTGGCTTTGTTTGATCACAGTGATCCTACTCTTCAGCGGAGAGTTGTTGAGACATACATACGCAGATTGTATCAG CATTATCTTGTAAGGGGCAGTGTCCGGATGCAATGGCACAGGTCTGGTCTAATTGCTTTATGGGAATTCTCTGAGGAACATATTGAACAAAGAAATGGGCAATCTGCGTCACTTCTAAAGCCACAAGTAGAGGATCCAATTGGCAGGCGATGGGGTGTAATGGTTGTAATCAAGTCTCTTCAGCTTCTGTCAACTGCAATTGAAGCTGCATTAAAGGAGACTTCACATTACGGAGCAGGTGTTGGAGGTGTCTCAAATGGTAATCCTATAAATTCTAACAGTAGCAATATGCTGCATATTGCTTTGGTTGGTATCAACAATCAGATGAGCACTCTTCAAGACAG TGGTGATGAGGATCAAGCGCAAGAAAGGATCAACAAACTCTCCAAGATTTTGAAGGATAACACTATAACATCACATCTCAATGGTGCTGGTGTTAGGGTTGTCAGCTGCATTATCCAAAGAGATGAAGGGCGTTCACCAATGCGCCACTCCTTCAAATGGTCATCTGACAAGTTATATTATGAGGAGGACCCGATGCTCCGCCATGTGGAACCTCCTTTGTCCACCTTCCTTGAATTG GACAAAGTGAATTTAGAAGGTTACAATGACGCGAAATACACCCCATCACGTGATCGCCAGTGGCACATGTACACACTAGTAAAGAACAAGAAAGATCCGAGATCAAATGACCAAAGGATGTTTCTTCGTACCATAGTCAGACAGCCAAGTGTGACCAATGGGTTTTTGTTTGGAAGTATTGATAATGAAGTTCAAGCCTCATCATCATTCACATCTAACAGCATACTCAGATCATTGATGGCAGCGCTAGAAGAAATAGAGTTGCGCGCTCACAGTGAGACTGGGATGTCAGGCCACTCCCACATGTATCTGTGCATAATGAGAGAACAGCGGTTGTTTGATCTAATTCCATCTTCAAG GATGACGAATGAAGTTGGTCAAGATGAGAAGACAGCATGCACATTATTGAAGCATATGGTTATGAATATATATGAGCATGTTGGTGTCAGGATGCATCGCCTTTCTGTGTGCCAGTGGGAAGTGAAGCTATGGTTGGATTGTGATGGGCAGGCTAATGGTGCTTGGAGAGTTGTTGTTACCAGTGTAACTGGGCATACCTGCACTGTTGAT ATTTACCGAGAAGTGGAGGACCCCAATACACATCAGCTTTTCTACCGCTCTGCCACACCCACAGCTGGTCCTTTGCATGGCATTGCATTGCATGAGCCATACAAACCTTTGGATGCTATTGACCTGAAACGTGCCGCTGCTAGGAAAAATGAAACCACATACTGCTATGATTTCCCATTG GCATTTGAAACAGCATTGAAGAAGTCATGGGAATCTGGTATTTCACATGTTGCAGAATCTAACGAGCATAACCAGCGGTATGCTGAAGTGACAGAGCTTATATTTGCTGATTCAACTGGATCATGGGGTACTCCTTTGGTTCCAGTTGAGCGTCCTCCAGGTAGCAACAATTTTGGTGTTGTTGCTTGGAACATGAAGCTCTCCACACCAGAATTTCCAGGCGGCCGGGAGATTATAGTTGTTGCAAATGATGTGACATTTAAAGCTGGGTCTTTTGGTCCTAGAGAAGATGCATTCTTTGATGCTGTCACCAATCTTGCTTGTGAGAGGAAAATTCCTCTAATTTACTTGTCAGCAACTGCTGGTGCTAGGCTCGGTGTAGCAGAGGAAATAAAGGCGTGCTTCCATGTTGGATGGTCTGATGACCAGAGCCCTGAACGTGGTTTTCACTACATTTACCTCACTGAACAAGATTATTCACGTCTAAGCTCTTCAGTTATAGCCCATGAGCTAAAAGTACCGGAAAGCGGAGAAACCAGATGGGTTGTTGATACCATTGTTGGGAAAGAGGACGGACTTGGTTGTGAGAATCTACATGGAAGTGGTGCCATTGCCAGTGCCTACTCTAAGGCATACAGAGAGACCTTTACTCTGACATTTGTGACTGGGCGAGCTATTGGAATTGGGGCTTATCTTGCTCGGTTAGGAATGCGGTGTATACAACGTCTTGATCAACCAATTATTTTGACTGGGTATTCTGCACTGAACAAGCTCCTGGGGCGCGAGGTGTATAGCTCTCAGATGCAACTGGGTGGCCCCAAAATCATGGCTACAAATGGAGTTGTCCATCTCACTGTGTCAGATGATCTTGAAGGTGTTTCTGCTATCTTGAAATGGCTCAGCTATGTTCCTCCCTATGTTGGCGGTCCTCTTCCTATTGTGAAATCTCTTGATCCACCAGAGAGAGCTGTAACATATTTCCCAGAGAATTCATGTGATGCCCGTGCCGCCATCTGTGGCATCCAGGACACTCAAGGAGGCAAGTGGTTGGATGGTATGTTTGACAGAGAAAGCTTTGTGGAAACATTAGAAGGATGGGCCAAAACTGTTATTACTGGAAGGGCAAAGCTAGGTGGGATTCCAGTTGGTATCATAGCTGTGGAAACCGAGACAGTGATGCAAGTAATCCCTGCTGACCCTGGTCAGCTTGATTCTGCCGAGCGTGTAGTCCCTCAAGCTGGACAGGTGTGGTTCCCAGATTCGGCCGCAAAAACGGCCCAGGCACTGCTGGATTTCAACCGTGAAGAGCTCCCATTGTTCATACTTGCTAACTGGAGAGGCTTTTCTGGTGGGCAAAGGGATCTGTTTGAAGGAATCCTTCAGGCTGGCTCTATGATTGTTGAGAATCTGAGGACGTATAAGCAGCCTGCTTTTGTGTACATACCAAAGGCTGGAGAGCTGCGTGGAGGTGCATGGGTTGTGGTGGACAGCAAGATCAATCCTGAGCACATTGAGATGTATGCCGAGAGGACTGCGAGAGGGAATGTCCTTGAGGCACCAGGACTCATTGAGATCAAGTTCAAGCCAAATGAACTGGAAGAGAGTATGCTAAGGCTTGACCCTGAGTTGATCAGCCTCAATGCCAAACTCCTCAAAGAAACTAGTGCTAGCCCTAGTCCTTGggaaacggcggcggcggcggagaccatCAGGAGGAGCATGGCTGCTCGGAGGAAGCAGCTGATGCCCATATATACTCAGGTTGCCACCCGGTTTGCTGAGTTGCACGACACCTCTGCGAGAATGGCTGCCAAAGGCGTGATCAGTAAGGTGGTGGACTGGGAGGAGTCCCGAGCCTTCTTCTACAGGAGACTGCAAAGGAGGCTTGCCGAGGACTCGCTCGCCAAACAAGTCAGAGAAGCCGCCGGCGAGCAGCAGATGCCCACTCACAGATCGGCCTTGGAATGCATCAAGAAATGGTACCTGGCCTCTCAAGGAGGAGACGGCGAGAAGTGGGGAGACGATGAAGCCTTCTTCGCCTGGAAAGATGATCCTGACAAGTATGGCAAGTATCTTGAGGAGCTGAAAGCCGAGAGAGCGTCTACACTGCTGTCGCATCTCGCTGAAACCTCTGATGCCAAGGCCTTGCCCAACGGTCTATCGCTCCTCCTCAGCAAA ATGGATCCTGCAAAGAGGGAGCAGGTTATGGATGGCCTCAGGCAGCTTCTTGGTTGA
- the LOC109753545 gene encoding amino-acid permease BAT1 homolog, translating into MAAQRSGAGGVAAGDDDADRARLRQLGYKQELKRGLGVVSNFAFSFSIICVMAGVTTTYNAGLRYGGPASMTLGWLVVAFFNGCVALSMAEICSAYPTSGGLYYWSAKLAGEEWAPLASWITGWFNLVGQWALTTSTDFSLAQLVQVIILLGTGGANGGGYMASKYVVLAVHGSLLVLHGLINSLPIWWLSWFGHLGAFWNTAGAFVLVIMIPVVAKERASVEFIFTHFNTDNGMGIHDKAYILALGLLTSQYSLLGYDASAHMIEETKNADWSGPIGIITSVALSTVFGWIFLVALTSIVTNIPYLLDPGNDAAGYAVAQALYTAFHRRYGSGVGGLVCIGIVAFGIFLAGVACVASNSRMGYAFSRDKAMPFSHVWHRVSRNEVPLNVVWLCVVVAFIMALTSLGSQVAFQAMVSIATLGQYISYVLPIFFRVTTARRSFSPGPFHLGRYSIVIGWAAVLWVALLTVLFSLPVAYPIAKDNFNYTPVAVGGVLLLSVGSWVLHARFWFKGPIVNVDM; encoded by the exons ATGGCCGCGCAGCGCTCCGGCGCGGGGGGCGTGgccgccggcgacgacgacgCGGACCGAGCCCGGCTGCGCCAGCTCGGCTACAAGCAGGAGCTCAAGCGCGGCCTCGGCGTGGTCTCCAACTTCGCCTTCTCCTTCTCCATCATCTGCGTCATGGCCGGCGTCACCACCACGTACAACGCCGGCCTGAGGTACGGCGGGCCGGCGTCCATGACCCTCGGCTGGCTGGTGGTGGCCTTCTTCAACGGCTGCGTCGCCCTGTCCATGGCGGAGATCTGCTCGGCCTACCCGACCTCCGGCGGGCTCTACTACTGGAGCGCCAAGCTCGCCGGCGAAGAGTGGGCGCCTCTTGCTTCCTGGATCACCGGCTG GTTCAACCTTGTGGGCCAG TGGGCTCTCACCACCAGCACGGACTTCTCGCTGGCGCAGCTTGTCCAAGTGATCATCTTGCTTGGCACCGGTGGAGCCAACGGTGGCGGCTACATGGCCTCCAAGTACGTTGTTCTGGCCGTCCACGGCTCCCTCCTCGTCCTGCACGGGCTCATCAACAGCCTCCCCATCTGGTGGTTGTCCTGGTTCGGCCACCTCGGTGCATTTTGGAACACTGCAG GTGCCTTTGTCCTTGTGATCATGATTCCGGTTGTTGCCAAGGAAAGAGCGAGTGTTGAGTTCATCTTTACACATTTCAACACGGACAATGGCATGGGGATCCATGACAAGGCCTACATTTTGGCGCTAGGGCTTCTAACGAGCCAATACTCATTGCTCGGCTATGATGCATCGGCTCACATG ATTGAGGAAACGAAGAACGCGGATTGGAGTGGTCCGATCGGGATCATCACATCCGTTGCTCTCTCGACCGTGTTTGGTTGGATCTTCCTTGTGGCTCTAACATCCATTGTGACGAACATACCATACCTGCTAGACCCTGGCAATGATGCTGCCGGGTACGCCGTTGCGCAAGCGCTTTACACTGCCTTCCACCGAAGGTATGGCAGTGGGGTCGGAGGGCTCGTCTGCATAGGCATCGTCGCGTTCGGCATCTTCCTCGCGGGTGTCGCGTGTGTCGCCAGCAATTCAAG GATGGGCTATGCCTTTTCGAGGGACAAGGCGATGCCCTTCTCGCACGTGTGGCACCGGGTGAGCAGGAACGAGGTGCCTCTCAATGTTGTGTGGCTCTGTGTGGTTGTCGCCTTCATAATGGCTCTCACG TCTCTCGGAAGCCAGGTGGCATTCCAAGCAATGGTGTCGATTGCGACACTAGGGCAGTACATCTCCTACGTGCTACCCATCTTCTTCCGTGTGACGACGGCCCGGAGGTCATTCAGCCCAGGGCCATTCCACCTAGGGAGGTACAGTATTGTCATCGGCTGGGCAGCAGTCCTCTGGGTGGCCTTGCTCACCGTGCTCTTCTCATTGCCTGTGGCGTACCCAATCGCCAAGGACAACTTCAACTACACGCCGGTGGCCGTCGGTGGTGTGCTACTGCTCAGTGTCGGCTCATGGGTGCTCCATGCCCGCTTCTGGTTCAAAGGACCCATCGTAAATGTTGACATGTAG
- the LOC109753547 gene encoding amino-acid permease BAT1 homolog: MAVSRSGAAGVAAGGDTTDDADRARLHQLGYKQELKRGLSLMSNFAFSFSIISVMAGVITTYNGGLRYGGPASMTLGWLVVAAFNGCVALSMAEICSAYPTSGGLYYWSAKLAGKEWAPLASWVTGWFNIVGQWAATTSTDFSLAQLVQVIILLGTGGANGGGYTASKYVVLAIHGFFLVLHGLINSLPIRWLSWCGKLGAFWNTAGAFTLVILIPAVAKERASAKFIFTHFNDDNGMGIHGKAYILALGLLTSQYSLLGYDASAHMIEETKNADWSGPMGIISSVALSTTFGWIFLVALTSIVTDIPYLLSPDNDAGGYAVAQALYAAFDRRYGSGVGGLVCVGVVAVGVFFAGAMCIASNSRMGYAFSRDRAMPLSRVWLRVSKNEVPLNVVWLSVVVAFVMALTSLGSQVAFQAMVSIATLGQYIAYALPIFFRVTTARRSFVPGPFHLGRYGVAVGWAAVLWVAFLTVLFSLPVAYPVAKDNFNYTPVAVGGVLLLSVGAWVVNARFWFQGPITNVDL, from the exons ATGGCCGTGTCACGCTCCGGCGCGGCGGGCGTGGCCGCCGGCGGCGACACGACCGACGACGCCGACCGAGCGCGGTTGCACCAGCTCGGCTACAAGCAGGAGCTCAAGCGCGGCCTCTC CCTCATGTCCAACTTCGCCTTCTCCTTCTCCATCATCTCCGTCATGGCCGGCGTCATCACGACCTACAACGGCGGGCTGCGCTACGGCGGGCCGGCGTCCATGACGCTCGGGTGGCTGGTGGTGGCGGCCTTCAACGGCTGCGTCGCGCTGTCCATGGCGGAGATCTGCTCCGCCTACCCGACCTCCGGCGGGCTCTACTACTGGAGCGCCAAGCTCGCCGGCAAGGAGTGGGCGCCCCTCGCCTCCTGGGTCACCGGCTGGTTCAACATCGTCGGACAG TGGGCTGCTACCACGAGCACGGACTTCTCCCTGGCGCAGCTGGTCCAGGTGATCATCTTGCTCGGCACCGGCGGGGCCAACGGCGGCGGGTACACGGCCTCCAAGTACGTCGTGCTGGCCATCCACGGCTTCTTCCTCGTCCTGCACGGCCTCATCAACAGCCTCCCCATCCGGTGGCTGTCCTGGTGCGGCAAGCTCGGCGCGTTCTGGAACACGGCGGGCGCGTTCACGCTGGTGATCCTGATTCCGGCGGTGGCCAAGGAGCGGGCGAGCGCCAAGTTCATCTTCACGCACTTCAACGACGACAACGGCATGGGGATCCATGGCAAGGCCTACATTCTCGCCCTCGGCCTCCTCACCAGCCAGTACTCTCTGCTCGGCTACGACGCCTCCGCTCACATG ATTGAAGAGACGAAGAACGCGGACTGGAGCGGGCCGATGGGGATCATCAGCTCGGTGGCCCTGTCGACCACGTTCGGGTGGATCTTCCTGGTGGCGCTGACGTCGATCGTGACGGACATCCCGTACCTGCTCAGCCCGGACAACGACGCCGGCGGCTACGCCGTCGCCCAGGCCCTGTACGCCGCCTTCGACAGGAGGTACGGCAGCGGCGTCGGGGGGCTGGTCTGCGTCGGGGTAGTCGCCGTCGGCGTCTTCTTCGCCGGCGCCATGTGCATCGCCAGCAACTCGAGGATGGGGTACGCCTTCTCGAGGGACAGGGCGATGCCGCTCTCGCGCGTGTGGCTCCGCGTCAGCAAGAACGAGGTGCCCCTCAACGTCGTCTGGCTCTCCGTCGTCGTCGCCTTCGTCATGGCCCTCACG TCGCTGGGGAGTCAGGTGGCGTTCCAGGCGATGGTGTCGATCGCGACGCTGGGGCAGTACATCGCCTACGCGCTGCCCATCTTCTTCCGGGTGACGACGGCGAGGAGGTCGTTCGTGCCGGGGCCGTTCCACCTCGGGAGATACGGGGTCGCCGTCGGCTGGGCCGCCGTCCTCTGGGTGGCGTTCCTCACCGTGCTCTTCTCGTTGCCGGTGGCGTACCCGGTGGCCAAGGACAACTTCAACTACACGCCGGTGGCCGTCGGCGGCGTGCTGCTGCTCAGCGTCGGCGCATGGGTGGT